A portion of the Bifidobacterium lemurum genome contains these proteins:
- a CDS encoding carbohydrate ABC transporter permease — protein sequence MSASAPTLAAKASSADIPWNPKVRQHKTLGDWIVDIIIAAIIVAVVFVTIYPLWFVVIASFSNAGLVSQGEVVLFPKGINFNGYVKVLQEPRIWIGYRNTILYSVVGTLVNMLVTLPVGFALSRAEFKPRRVILFLFTFTMFFSGGLIPGYLLMKDLNILDTMWVFILPGAVSVFNVIIVRSFFESSIPEELHDAAQIDGLGYFGYFIKIVLPLSSAIIGVIALYYFVGHWNDYFTGLIYIRNQNKQPLQVILQNILLANQVTTSGGGSSNGQSMIERQQLADSIKYGIIIVSTLPLLVIYPFIQKYFTKGVMIGAVKG from the coding sequence ATGAGCGCATCCGCCCCCACGCTCGCCGCCAAGGCCTCCAGCGCAGATATCCCGTGGAACCCCAAGGTCCGTCAGCACAAGACGCTTGGCGACTGGATCGTCGACATCATCATCGCGGCCATCATCGTGGCCGTGGTGTTCGTGACCATCTACCCGCTGTGGTTCGTGGTGATCGCCAGCTTCTCGAACGCCGGACTCGTCTCCCAAGGCGAGGTGGTGCTCTTCCCGAAGGGCATCAATTTCAACGGCTACGTCAAGGTGCTGCAGGAGCCGCGCATCTGGATCGGCTACCGCAACACCATCCTGTACTCCGTGGTCGGCACGCTGGTCAACATGCTGGTCACGCTGCCGGTGGGCTTCGCGCTGTCCCGCGCGGAGTTCAAGCCCCGCCGCGTCATCCTGTTCCTGTTCACCTTCACCATGTTCTTCTCCGGCGGCCTGATCCCGGGCTACCTGCTGATGAAGGATCTGAACATCCTCGACACCATGTGGGTGTTCATCCTGCCGGGCGCCGTGTCCGTGTTCAACGTGATCATCGTACGCTCCTTCTTCGAATCCTCGATCCCCGAGGAGCTGCATGACGCCGCGCAGATCGATGGCCTGGGGTATTTCGGATACTTCATCAAGATCGTGCTGCCGCTGTCCAGCGCCATCATCGGCGTGATCGCGCTGTACTACTTCGTGGGCCACTGGAACGACTACTTCACAGGCCTGATCTACATCAGGAACCAGAACAAGCAGCCGTTGCAGGTGATCCTGCAGAACATCCTGCTCGCCAACCAGGTCACCACGTCCGGTGGCGGCAGCAGCAACGGCCAGTCGATGATCGAACGCCAGCAGCTGGCCGATTCGATCAAGTACGGCATCATCATCGTCTCCACCCTGCCGCTTCTGGTCATCTACCCCTTCATCCAGAAGTACTTCACCAAGGGCGTCATGATCGGCGCCGTGAAGGGCTGA
- a CDS encoding glycoside hydrolase family 43 protein, whose translation MNTRNDEKYGYLMVHFREDPHGYAERIYLDRSDGDDPRRWIPLNGGEPVLTSDIGTTGVRDPHIIRNPETGVWYIIATDLRVFGGLDAEEGNDNWGYWSHHGSTDLIIWESDDLLHWRGPRTLDVSRRADGSRMELGMAWACECLWVPDYYDEDRAAGHDGGRGAFVMYWSSRPFADDDPGHTDPDSHDTVLWGATRDFTNETYEYGGVFIDTGGNSIDTTMIQRPLPDGGTRTYRITKDNSHGNGIWMDRTDAKRWWERGAEWTTVQTRIGAEYAGGEPGGVEGPAVFANHHNDGGAGDEWYLLVDVIPSIGYRPMVTNDLDAGWRLLDDPDFALAEHTKHGGVVSLTRAEYDRLAR comes from the coding sequence GTGAATACACGGAACGACGAGAAGTACGGCTACCTGATGGTCCACTTCCGCGAGGACCCGCACGGCTATGCCGAGCGCATCTATCTGGACCGCTCCGACGGCGACGACCCGCGCCGTTGGATTCCGCTCAACGGCGGCGAGCCGGTGCTCACCTCGGACATCGGCACCACCGGCGTGCGCGACCCGCATATCATCCGCAACCCGGAAACCGGCGTGTGGTACATCATCGCCACGGACCTGCGTGTGTTCGGCGGACTCGACGCCGAGGAGGGCAACGACAACTGGGGCTACTGGAGCCACCACGGCAGCACCGACCTCATCATCTGGGAATCCGACGATCTGCTGCATTGGCGCGGTCCCCGCACACTCGACGTGTCGCGCAGGGCCGACGGCTCGCGCATGGAACTCGGCATGGCCTGGGCCTGCGAATGCCTGTGGGTGCCGGACTACTACGACGAGGATCGCGCGGCCGGCCATGACGGCGGGCGCGGCGCGTTCGTGATGTACTGGTCGTCCCGCCCGTTCGCCGACGACGACCCCGGACACACCGATCCGGACTCGCACGACACCGTGCTGTGGGGCGCGACACGCGACTTCACCAACGAAACGTACGAATACGGCGGCGTGTTCATCGACACCGGCGGCAACTCCATCGACACCACCATGATTCAACGGCCGCTGCCGGACGGCGGCACGCGCACCTACCGCATCACCAAGGACAACAGCCACGGCAACGGCATCTGGATGGACCGCACCGACGCGAAACGCTGGTGGGAGCGGGGCGCGGAATGGACCACGGTCCAGACGCGCATCGGCGCGGAATACGCCGGCGGCGAGCCGGGCGGCGTGGAGGGGCCGGCCGTGTTCGCCAACCATCACAACGATGGGGGAGCGGGCGACGAATGGTATCTGCTGGTGGATGTGATCCCCTCGATCGGCTACCGTCCGATGGTCACCAATGATCTGGACGCGGGCTGGCGTTTGCTGGACGATCCCGACTTCGCTCTCGCCGAGCACACCAAACACGGCGGCGTCGTCTCGCTCACCCGCGCCGAATACGACCGGTTGGCGCGGTAG
- a CDS encoding LacI family DNA-binding transcriptional regulator: protein MPRRSNSGEQHVVTMREVAKAAGVSIKTVSNVVNDYEFVSDATRDKVNKAIADLGYTVNVSARNLRTGQTGIIALAIPDLAMPYFAQLSSLVIDEAKKLGMRVIVEPTLYSREGEIDALHGSQQAMMDGLIFSPLELGPDDIDQLDVDYPLVLLGERIFTDKVDHIATENTEGAKRATAYLLQTGCRRIAVVGVHPGERVGSAALRFQGYKEALDEAGVPFDESLVVPAGMWHRANGVRAMNELLDSGVRPDGVVALNDMLASGMMQSIQMHDLRIPDDISVIGFDNSDDSQYLTPALTSISPGLEAVARLSVKVLKDRIDGVAPFGGTPGDAPVFRKVTSSLVVRQSTRPLPDRMVQY from the coding sequence ATGCCGAGAAGATCCAATTCCGGCGAACAGCACGTGGTGACGATGCGGGAGGTCGCCAAGGCGGCCGGAGTGTCGATCAAAACCGTGTCCAATGTGGTCAACGACTACGAGTTCGTCTCCGACGCCACTCGTGACAAGGTCAATAAGGCCATCGCCGATCTCGGCTATACCGTGAACGTTTCCGCGCGCAACCTGCGCACGGGACAGACCGGCATCATCGCGCTCGCGATTCCCGATTTGGCCATGCCGTATTTCGCGCAGCTCAGTTCGTTGGTGATCGATGAGGCCAAAAAACTTGGCATGCGCGTGATCGTGGAGCCGACGTTGTATTCGCGCGAAGGCGAGATCGACGCGCTGCACGGTTCGCAGCAGGCCATGATGGACGGTTTGATCTTCAGTCCGTTGGAGCTGGGGCCGGACGACATCGATCAGCTCGATGTGGATTATCCGCTGGTGCTGCTCGGGGAGCGCATCTTCACCGACAAGGTGGACCATATCGCCACCGAGAACACCGAGGGCGCGAAACGCGCCACGGCGTACCTGCTGCAGACCGGATGCCGGCGCATCGCCGTGGTGGGCGTGCATCCCGGGGAGCGGGTCGGTTCCGCGGCGCTGCGTTTCCAGGGATACAAGGAGGCCTTGGATGAGGCCGGCGTTCCCTTCGACGAGAGTCTGGTGGTCCCCGCCGGCATGTGGCATCGCGCCAATGGCGTGCGTGCGATGAACGAGTTGCTGGACAGCGGCGTCCGTCCCGATGGCGTGGTGGCGTTGAACGACATGCTCGCTTCCGGCATGATGCAGTCGATCCAGATGCACGATCTGAGGATTCCCGACGACATCTCGGTGATCGGCTTCGACAATTCCGACGATTCGCAGTACCTCACGCCCGCGCTGACCTCGATCTCCCCCGGCCTGGAGGCGGTGGCGAGACTGTCGGTGAAGGTGCTCAAGGACCGCATCGACGGCGTCGCGCCGTTCGGTGGGACGCCCGGAGACGCCCCGGTGTTCCGCAAGGTCACGTCGAGTTTGGTGGTGCGTCAGTCGACCCGACCGCTGCCGGACAGGATGGTGCAGTACTGA
- a CDS encoding extracellular solute-binding protein encodes MKIKKSLAAAIALAMMGTVSLSACGSDGNATNADGKPIIKISLIKRSTQIEAADMKLTQDLEAACDCEIEWEEILDTQWAQQASTVLASGDVADITIWGYNADNFAQYNYWEDLSDDLDSMPNVQEYFEAVPEAKMFGSDLDGHVWQVPSDYGNASGAKWSSGQNLMINKSWLDKLGLEVPTTWDELTEVLTAFKEQDPNGNGEADEVPMLINQLGTAGFGWWSPFLLLNGTGINTQVITSAGSQGMYVKDGVVNNWMLTDNFRSVIEYYHSLIEAGLMPADVLTRDSSLNTADISSDGVTAKVGMIFGWNTGNFGDLSDQYVSIEVPAAPGVSYEETTWEPQFQDIYNGAAVAAGLDEAHKAAALKIIDTFLDPDISMESYYGDLDTYIENTGDGVYNVIQFQDDLSTFGLADRGLTWVREDMSVTGDQDKVLAEEDGSVYATQQSHIGENDLIPMYTRLSAEDNTTVSNNNSTIWNYALPLISTWIQDGGLTDETWNEYIETLKSSGLDQNIELWQKAYDDTIAAS; translated from the coding sequence ATGAAGATCAAGAAGAGCCTTGCGGCCGCCATCGCACTGGCCATGATGGGCACCGTCAGCCTGTCGGCCTGCGGCAGCGACGGCAACGCCACGAACGCCGATGGCAAGCCGATCATCAAGATCAGCCTGATCAAGCGCAGCACCCAGATCGAAGCCGCGGACATGAAGCTCACCCAGGATCTGGAAGCCGCCTGCGACTGCGAGATCGAATGGGAGGAGATCCTCGACACCCAGTGGGCGCAGCAGGCCTCCACCGTGCTGGCCAGCGGCGACGTCGCCGACATCACCATCTGGGGCTACAACGCCGACAACTTCGCCCAGTACAACTACTGGGAGGATCTCTCCGACGACCTCGACTCCATGCCGAACGTGCAGGAATACTTCGAAGCCGTGCCGGAAGCCAAGATGTTCGGCTCCGACCTCGACGGCCACGTCTGGCAGGTGCCCTCCGACTACGGCAACGCCTCCGGCGCCAAGTGGTCCTCCGGCCAGAACCTCATGATCAACAAGTCCTGGCTCGACAAGCTCGGCCTTGAGGTGCCGACCACCTGGGACGAGCTGACCGAAGTGCTCACCGCCTTCAAGGAGCAGGATCCGAACGGCAACGGCGAGGCCGACGAGGTTCCGATGCTGATCAACCAGCTCGGCACCGCCGGATTCGGCTGGTGGAGCCCGTTCCTGCTGCTCAACGGCACCGGCATCAACACCCAGGTGATCACCTCCGCCGGCTCCCAGGGCATGTACGTCAAGGACGGCGTGGTGAACAACTGGATGCTCACCGACAACTTCCGCTCCGTCATCGAGTACTACCATTCCCTGATCGAGGCCGGCCTGATGCCCGCCGACGTGCTCACCCGCGACTCCTCGCTGAACACCGCCGACATCTCCTCCGACGGCGTGACCGCCAAGGTCGGCATGATCTTCGGCTGGAACACCGGCAACTTCGGCGACCTCTCCGACCAGTACGTCTCCATCGAGGTCCCCGCCGCCCCGGGCGTCTCCTATGAGGAGACCACCTGGGAGCCGCAGTTCCAGGACATCTACAACGGCGCCGCGGTCGCGGCCGGCCTGGACGAGGCCCACAAGGCCGCCGCGCTCAAGATCATCGACACCTTCCTCGATCCGGACATCTCCATGGAGTCCTACTACGGCGATCTCGACACCTACATCGAGAACACCGGCGACGGCGTCTACAACGTGATCCAGTTCCAGGACGACCTGTCCACCTTCGGCCTGGCCGACCGCGGCCTGACCTGGGTGCGCGAGGACATGTCCGTCACCGGCGACCAGGACAAGGTGCTGGCCGAGGAGGATGGCAGCGTGTACGCCACCCAGCAGTCCCACATCGGCGAGAACGACCTGATCCCGATGTACACCCGTCTGAGCGCCGAGGACAACACCACCGTCTCCAACAACAACTCGACCATCTGGAACTACGCCCTGCCGCTCATCTCCACCTGGATCCAGGACGGCGGCCTGACCGACGAGACCTGGAACGAGTACATCGAAACGCTCAAGAGCAGCGGTCTCGACCAGAACATCGAGCTGTGGCAGAAGGCCTACGACGACACCATCGCCGCCTCCTGA
- a CDS encoding YesL family protein yields the protein MKRFAVGYEFICRMIMMVVVVHIAFIAHMLMGLVVAGFFPSIAAAYATYRTWLLDVDDRSWTMKQTWSVFHQAWKAELKPANALGYPQFVVWLVLIWEYWLMNWNDLGPVGYGVSGALLVLNVVYGLFVMMSWAVHVNFDERLWWQVRTSFQMVVARPLCSLMLALLLLLVVWAYYTWPGLMVAFGVAAPAFAAMGAIYSFGRLPGMDVHVLEPR from the coding sequence ATGAAGCGATTCGCCGTCGGTTATGAATTCATCTGCCGTATGATCATGATGGTTGTGGTCGTTCACATCGCCTTCATCGCGCATATGCTGATGGGGTTGGTCGTGGCGGGTTTCTTCCCCTCGATCGCCGCCGCGTACGCCACCTATCGCACATGGCTGTTGGATGTCGACGACCGTTCGTGGACGATGAAACAGACATGGTCTGTGTTCCACCAGGCATGGAAGGCGGAGCTGAAGCCCGCCAACGCGTTGGGCTACCCGCAGTTCGTTGTCTGGCTGGTGCTGATCTGGGAATACTGGCTGATGAATTGGAACGACCTCGGCCCGGTCGGCTATGGGGTCTCCGGAGCCTTGCTGGTGCTCAACGTCGTCTACGGCCTGTTCGTGATGATGTCGTGGGCCGTCCATGTGAACTTCGACGAGCGGCTCTGGTGGCAGGTGCGCACCTCGTTCCAGATGGTGGTGGCCCGCCCGCTGTGTTCTCTGATGCTGGCCCTGCTGTTGCTGCTGGTGGTATGGGCGTACTACACATGGCCGGGGCTGATGGTGGCCTTCGGCGTCGCGGCGCCGGCGTTCGCCGCGATGGGCGCGATCTACTCCTTCGGCAGACTGCCGGGCATGGACGTGCACGTTTTGGAACCGCGCTGA
- a CDS encoding transglycosylase domain-containing protein: protein MASYTRRARNTAGAAESSAASTRGPRRSTRTATSHRRNNGSVKKTGASGSHKSKKKNGKNGKPVKHRVLKWTLGIIGGLIGAALLAGIGLFVYLYATTEIPQPEKFALAEKTTVYYADGTTEIGSYAEQNRDIISCESLPDYVGQAIVASEDRTFYSNSGIDLKGIARAFITNVTTGTRQGGSTITQQYAERYYMGETTSYIGKAREAVLAIKIAQTESKDEVLCNYMNTIYLGRNSYGIQAAAQAYFDKDANDLTLSEAAMLAGIIPAPSTWDPAVNEEMAQQRFERVLSIMQEDGYITSTEASEASTFPTVVDNTQQNIYQGSNGYLLTMVQRELINAEAFTQEDLDTGGYKIVTTIDKTKQDIMQTVGDTRPEDMPESIQVGGIAVDPDTGAVVSVYAGSDYLTQQLNNCDQAVFEPGSTMKPFALLGAAQEGVNFSTLFNGNSHQHFSGITDEVNNALENDWGNIDLYQATANSVNTVFMAINEKLTPQRTAEIAHEAGITGEIDEDSPYNVLGINAITVWDLAQGHTTIANDGVKNTLHMVASVQDSDGNDLYNAPAENEQVFDSNDCALVQKAMQGTTSYGTAAGVSTLLGRPVAGKSGTANDENAASFVGYTPNLLNVWAIWNPDENGNPQVVPEFAGYGVSSTGYPSHLFSEYMSQALEGMEVEQFTTATDDGKIGGSDGTWGLGTSVAQQQQQAQEQQEAQEEAQRQAEEEAQRQAEEEAQRQAAELAAQCAANPSYSTECPNYPTSGDGGDGGDGEDSNTTPGENNGGSSSGTGGSSSSGGN, encoded by the coding sequence ACCCCGCCGCAGCACACGCACCGCCACGTCCCACCGACGGAACAACGGCAGCGTGAAGAAGACGGGCGCATCCGGATCGCATAAGTCGAAGAAGAAGAACGGCAAGAACGGCAAACCCGTCAAGCATCGCGTGCTCAAATGGACGCTGGGCATCATCGGCGGCCTGATCGGCGCCGCGCTGCTCGCCGGCATCGGCCTGTTCGTCTACCTGTACGCCACCACGGAAATCCCCCAGCCCGAGAAATTCGCGCTGGCGGAGAAAACCACCGTCTACTACGCCGACGGCACCACGGAGATCGGCTCCTACGCCGAGCAGAACCGCGATATCATCAGCTGCGAATCGTTGCCCGACTACGTGGGCCAGGCCATCGTCGCCTCGGAGGACCGCACCTTCTACAGCAACTCCGGCATCGACCTGAAGGGCATCGCCCGCGCCTTCATCACCAACGTGACCACCGGCACGCGCCAAGGCGGCTCCACCATCACCCAGCAGTACGCGGAACGCTACTACATGGGCGAAACCACCTCGTATATCGGCAAGGCGCGCGAGGCGGTCCTCGCCATCAAAATCGCGCAGACCGAAAGCAAGGACGAGGTGCTGTGCAACTACATGAACACCATCTACCTGGGCCGCAACTCGTACGGCATCCAGGCGGCGGCGCAGGCGTATTTCGATAAGGACGCCAACGACCTGACCCTGTCGGAGGCCGCGATGCTGGCGGGCATCATCCCCGCGCCCTCGACCTGGGACCCCGCGGTGAACGAGGAGATGGCCCAGCAGCGCTTCGAGCGCGTGCTCAGCATCATGCAGGAGGACGGATACATCACCTCCACCGAGGCGAGCGAGGCATCCACCTTCCCCACCGTCGTCGACAACACGCAGCAGAACATCTACCAGGGGTCGAACGGCTACCTGCTCACCATGGTGCAACGCGAGCTCATCAACGCCGAGGCCTTCACCCAGGAGGATCTCGACACCGGCGGCTACAAGATCGTCACCACCATCGACAAAACCAAGCAGGACATCATGCAGACCGTGGGCGACACCCGCCCCGAAGACATGCCCGAATCCATCCAGGTGGGCGGCATCGCGGTCGATCCCGACACGGGAGCGGTGGTCTCCGTCTACGCGGGATCGGATTATCTGACGCAACAGCTCAACAACTGCGATCAGGCGGTGTTCGAACCCGGCTCGACCATGAAACCCTTCGCCCTGCTGGGAGCGGCGCAGGAGGGCGTGAACTTCAGCACGCTGTTCAACGGCAACTCCCACCAGCACTTCTCCGGCATCACCGACGAGGTGAACAACGCGTTGGAGAACGACTGGGGCAACATCGACCTGTACCAGGCCACCGCCAACTCGGTGAACACGGTGTTCATGGCCATCAACGAGAAGCTCACCCCGCAGCGCACCGCCGAAATCGCGCATGAGGCGGGCATCACCGGCGAGATCGACGAGGATTCCCCCTACAACGTGTTGGGCATCAACGCGATCACCGTGTGGGATCTGGCGCAGGGCCACACCACCATCGCCAACGACGGCGTGAAGAACACACTGCATATGGTCGCCTCCGTGCAGGATTCCGACGGCAACGACCTGTACAACGCGCCCGCCGAGAACGAGCAGGTGTTCGACTCCAACGATTGCGCGCTGGTGCAGAAGGCCATGCAGGGCACCACCTCGTATGGCACGGCCGCCGGCGTCTCCACGCTGCTGGGCCGCCCGGTGGCGGGCAAGTCCGGCACCGCGAACGACGAGAACGCCGCCTCCTTCGTGGGATACACGCCGAACCTGCTCAACGTGTGGGCCATCTGGAATCCGGATGAGAACGGCAACCCGCAGGTGGTGCCGGAATTCGCCGGCTACGGCGTCTCCTCCACCGGCTACCCCTCGCATCTGTTCAGCGAGTACATGAGCCAGGCCTTGGAAGGCATGGAGGTCGAGCAGTTCACCACGGCCACGGACGACGGCAAGATCGGCGGATCCGACGGCACGTGGGGCCTGGGCACCTCCGTCGCGCAGCAACAGCAGCAGGCCCAGGAGCAGCAGGAGGCCCAGGAGGAAGCCCAGAGGCAGGCCGAGGAGGAAGCCCAGCGCCAGGCCGAGGAGGAGGCGCAGAGGCAAGCCGCTGAGCTCGCCGCGCAGTGCGCCGCCAACCCTAGCTATTCCACCGAATGTCCGAACTATCCCACCTCAGGCGACGGCGGTGACGGCGGAGACGGCGAGGATTCCAACACCACGCCCGGAGAGAACAACGGGGGAAGCAGCTCCGGCACCGGCGGCTCATCCTCCAGCGGCGGCAATTAG
- a CDS encoding family 43 glycosylhydrolase, translating into MAVYNNPVVLQRADPWVVKVDGEYYFTGSDPEYNCIAIRHASTINGLQSAPETVVWRKHESGPMSKYIWAPELHRVNGAWYIYFAAAEREFEPNGMPTHRMFVLENTDDDPTTDNWVEKGRIVTPMDSFSLDATTEVIDGVQYLVWAQKDYDIPGNSNLYIAKMANPWTLDSEPVMLTKPEYDWECIDFLVNEGPAFLFHGDKIYITYSASGTGVPYAVGLLTADRDADLLDPASWTKSPVPVFKTCAENGQYGPGHNSFVKAEDGETDLMIYHCRNYTDIKGDPLFDPNRHARVGVVGWTESGPDFGVPEPDVVWTPATTDVLPADGGPRAGAMLAA; encoded by the coding sequence ATGGCTGTTTACAACAATCCGGTAGTGCTACAACGAGCCGATCCTTGGGTGGTCAAAGTGGACGGCGAGTACTACTTCACCGGTTCCGACCCCGAATACAACTGCATCGCGATTCGTCACGCGTCGACGATCAACGGATTGCAGTCCGCGCCCGAAACCGTGGTGTGGCGCAAGCATGAGTCCGGCCCGATGAGCAAATACATCTGGGCGCCCGAGCTGCACCGCGTGAACGGCGCGTGGTACATCTACTTCGCCGCGGCCGAGCGCGAGTTCGAGCCCAACGGCATGCCCACGCACCGCATGTTCGTGCTGGAGAACACCGACGACGACCCCACCACCGACAACTGGGTGGAGAAGGGGCGGATCGTCACGCCGATGGATTCGTTCTCGCTGGACGCCACCACCGAGGTGATCGACGGCGTGCAGTACCTCGTCTGGGCGCAGAAGGACTACGACATCCCCGGCAACTCCAACCTCTACATCGCCAAAATGGCCAATCCGTGGACGCTGGACAGCGAGCCGGTGATGCTCACCAAGCCCGAATACGACTGGGAATGCATCGACTTCCTCGTCAACGAGGGGCCCGCCTTCCTCTTCCACGGCGATAAGATCTACATCACCTACTCGGCCTCCGGCACCGGCGTGCCGTACGCCGTGGGCCTGCTCACCGCCGATCGCGACGCCGATCTGCTCGACCCGGCCAGCTGGACGAAGAGCCCGGTGCCGGTGTTCAAGACCTGCGCCGAGAACGGCCAGTACGGCCCTGGCCACAACTCCTTCGTCAAGGCGGAGGACGGCGAGACCGATCTGATGATCTACCACTGCCGCAACTACACCGACATCAAAGGCGATCCGCTGTTCGATCCGAACCGCCATGCCCGCGTCGGCGTGGTGGGCTGGACCGAATCCGGCCCCGACTTCGGCGTTCCCGAGCCGGATGTGGTGTGGACCCCCGCCACCACCGACGTGCTGCCCGCGGACGGAGGCCCGCGCGCCGGCGCGATGCTGGCCGCCTGA
- a CDS encoding ABC transporter permease → MASATRGAHGAKDLSSASRQAGDSTAQRPSLMARIGNHMSRYWQLWLMSLPAMIFVGLFAYVPMYGIQLAFREFVPGAGLSGGKFVGFKYFIQFFNSPQFDDLIINTIRVSLGTLVLGFIAPIILALLINQIAGKRTKSFVQTITYMPHFISTVVIVSMINIFLAPNSGMIGRFLGETNILGNPDAFAPIYWITEVWQHCGWNSIIYLAALAGVDTSLYEAAKMDGAGRLQLIRYVDIPTILPTCGILLILNMGSVLGVGFEKVYLMQNSLNLSGSEVLSTFVYKMGLVSNQYSYSTAINLFNTVINFLFLIIANQVAKRASNTSIF, encoded by the coding sequence ATGGCTTCCGCAACACGAGGCGCGCACGGCGCCAAAGATCTGTCCTCCGCATCGCGGCAGGCGGGCGACAGCACAGCACAGCGGCCGTCTCTGATGGCCCGCATCGGCAACCACATGTCGCGCTACTGGCAGCTGTGGCTGATGTCCCTGCCCGCGATGATCTTCGTCGGCCTGTTCGCCTACGTGCCCATGTACGGCATCCAGCTCGCATTCCGCGAGTTCGTGCCCGGCGCGGGCCTTTCGGGCGGCAAGTTCGTCGGATTCAAATACTTCATCCAGTTCTTCAACTCCCCGCAGTTCGACGACCTGATCATCAACACGATCCGCGTCTCCCTGGGAACGCTGGTGCTGGGCTTCATCGCGCCGATCATCCTGGCCCTGCTCATCAACCAGATCGCCGGCAAGCGCACCAAATCCTTCGTGCAGACCATCACCTACATGCCGCACTTCATCTCCACCGTGGTCATCGTCTCGATGATCAACATCTTCCTGGCGCCGAACTCCGGCATGATCGGCCGTTTCCTGGGGGAGACGAACATTCTGGGCAACCCGGACGCCTTCGCCCCGATCTACTGGATCACCGAAGTCTGGCAGCACTGCGGCTGGAACTCCATCATCTATCTGGCCGCCCTCGCCGGCGTGGACACCTCGCTGTACGAGGCCGCCAAGATGGACGGCGCGGGCCGCCTCCAGCTGATCCGCTACGTGGACATCCCCACGATCCTGCCCACCTGCGGCATCCTGCTGATCCTGAACATGGGCTCCGTGCTCGGCGTCGGATTCGAAAAGGTCTACCTGATGCAGAACTCGCTGAACCTGTCCGGCTCCGAGGTGCTTTCGACCTTCGTCTACAAGATGGGTCTGGTGTCCAACCAATACAGTTATTCGACGGCCATCAACCTCTTCAACACGGTCATCAACTTCCTGTTCCTGATCATCGCGAACCAAGTCGCCAAGCGGGCGTCCAACACCAGCATCTTCTGA